A stretch of DNA from Pongo abelii isolate AG06213 chromosome 10, NHGRI_mPonAbe1-v2.0_pri, whole genome shotgun sequence:
atttaccaagatatcaataaataatagggaaaaagagaaataattatacTACCAGGTATCAAATTGAAGGATAAACAACCACAATAAATATTCTGAAATCAGTAAGACATTATCAAAATAGAATCAATATCCCAGAAGCAGGCACATAATCCCTGTTTTATTCTCTATTACACTAGGAAGGATTAAAGGTTTTAATCTTTTATATGctgaatttatattaaaataatcatttttatagaaataggtAAGGCAAACAAACAGTTCTCTAGGAAAACATGGAAatatttatgaacattttaattgTGCAAAGTTGTGGCTCAGTAACTCATTTgagaaaacttacaatcaagaGATAATAGAACAATAATGCCAAGATGCATTTGTGTGTCTATGCAttctaatattatttataataagggATATTTTCAAAGATTGGTACGTTCagcaaagaataattttattcattatgacatatccatacaatgaaaccATATTTAGTCATTAAAATGGATGTTGTAATTGTCTAAGCTAATATTAAATGGTTAACTATTGCTTAGAGACAAATGGAAGATTTTCTATTTAGGTATCaatgcttaaaaatatattactaagTGTCAAAGACAGGTGATatcatttggctgtgtccccacccaaatctcatcttgaattgtagttcccataatccccatgggtcatgggagggacctggtgggaggtaactgaatcatgggggcaggtttttcccatgctgttctcatgatagggaaTGAATCTCAtcagatctgatgattttataaagggcagttctccTGCACGCaatctcttgcctgccaccatgtaagatatgcctttgctcctccttcgccttctgccatgattgtgaggcctccccagccatgtggaactgtgagtctattcaacctctttttctttataaattacccagtctcaggtatttcttcatagcagtatgaaaatggactgataGAGCAGGTATCCACAATTAAAATGTATGTGAAGTAGTATACATCAAATTGGTAACAGTGGTTATCTCTGCACATAAACATTTGAATATATGTTAACATCACATGAAGGCatcttcttcaaataaaaagattCATGTTgtgattttttcttaaattatatttgTCTCTACAGTTGTGATAAAGTCTATAATAAATCAATGACTGAGTTTTTATTACTGAAGTACCATTACTGTTTatgcaaatataatttaaatatcctGGTTTCCACTTATATAACACGTTCAACAAGAAGATACTATTTTTTAAGCCAGGAAcaatggtgcacacctgcagctccagctactcaggagcttgaTGCAGGAAgttcatttgaggccaggagttcaaggctgcaatccTGCCTATGAATagctactgcacttcagcttgggcaacatagtgagacctcctctcttaaaaaacatgtaattattttttttaaaaaaaagaagaagataccATTTTTAATCGTATTTTTCGCACTGTATTTAATCACTGCATTAAGAATGATCTCAATTTATTGTGCtcttatgtaaaaatatattttgcataaagTATTAAAAGtatttgttgttttatatatatgtggaaaataatacagaaatgtaCAGATGAAATTTGAGTTGCTTCTAATTTTAGATAAATACTAGTCAGCTCAACTGATGAAGGGAGTTACACTCCCTATATAAGTTTCACCAGTGATAATGTGTGATAGTCTTCAGTGATTTCAACATTGTTTCAAATATTATAATACCAGATACTTTTTCTTTCATAGACCCGTGGCTTATTTTGCTTGTcatattttaaattgctttttcccGTAGTCTTAAGGATGACACATGACAATGAACATTGCAGGTTGTTGGTTTATTCTTGCTAGACCTCACTCCTCCCCAGATACCTGGCTAACATCCTGCTGGATAATTTTCTCAGTCTTCTCCTGGGACACAGGTCCCAAAATCAATCAATTGAAATATGATTGCTGGAGTCAAACTTGTACATGTATTCACTAGTGCCCTATTATTGTTCATCCCAAATGTCATTAAGCATTTGTTTCCTTAAAGCATATTTCTGAAATTATGTAAAGGAAAAcatattaaatgtattatttacttttttcctaGGGAAAATTAATAGAAATGGCCCTCTGTGAAGTATCAGAATAGCCTATCATAAAtaattctagaatttttttcatttatgtcagCAAAACTTTTAACTAAGGATTTATTGTTAAGATGGTTGGTAGAATATTTCAGGCTTCCAGATTTTGAGCAATGTTGGGTGGAAACATGAAGAGACTATTTCACTGGATGTTTTAAGATGAAACATCAAGATCTTTATAACAAAATCTGTAACTTTGTAGGAGGGGAGAAAAAAACAGTTATTTCTTCATGTAGAATTGACCCACTACATGACTTTTGATTTAAGAGAATTGAGCACATTATTTTCTGTTCAATATTTAACTCTAACCATCCAAATTTTCATAATAggtactttaaatttattttttgtgatttaGCTTCTATTCATTCTATTCTGTAGCATTGATTAATCTCATATGATATTtatttccctctctgtctcttatgtatatgcatatttaatAGTTCAGAAATTAATGgagatttaaaaatcttttaaatggtAATTTCTAGCAATTAAATAGGTGGAACACagcatatttttcttaatatttatacatttacacTTAGAAAGAGCTGGTGCATATTACGGATGTGGGTGTCCAAGATAGTTAGTAGACAACATATATGAAGTATTTGTGCATTTTATATCTGATTTACATATATGCAGTAGTTGTGtacttcattaaaatattttctgaacatgCTTTTGGGTGCCTGactacatttaaaacattttactagaaattttaaaatattcaactgAAAAACACTACATTAACTGGATTTTAATGAAAAggctctctttaaaaaaaaatcaagaataaagATAGGGGTTTTGGAGGCTCCTGTATTACCTGAAAATAGGATGTGTGATGGATTGAAAAAAATATTGGATACTATCTATTTAAAGCCATTGTTTAAATGTTCAAAACACATTAGAATGACTTACCCactgaattattattttgttttacaaagaAAGGGGTAAAAGATAAATTAACAGAGGTAGTAGTGTCTACATCCTAAAAAAGATATTTAGAATTTTCACCAAAAAATTGGGTTGATCACTAATTTACATCATCAGTCAGAATTTTTATTCCTATAAAAGATACAGTAAGCAAAGCATAATGCCCCCTACATTTTAGCTAAATAGTAAAGCGTTAGAAAATTTATGTTCTATTAATAAATTTCcccaaaataaatgtaaactatGGAGACAGACTAAACATGTAGCAGAGACTGATATTAAATATAGAAGATATATCTTTAAAAGCAGAATTatggaaaatgagaaatataaatgtatatacacacactattttAAAAGTCCCAAGTTCTTCTTGTCACAATTCAatagtatttgaaaaaaaaatgtgcaaatatTTATACGTGTCTTTGGACTCATTGTTTTGTTGCTTTTGATGTTGATTTTATCAGTAATCTCTGACAGGAATCAatcatcagaaatgaaaaatagaacatcAGTGACAGATCTCATCCTTCTGGGTCTGACGGATAATCCGCAACTGCAGGTTGTGATTTTCTCCTTTCTATTTCTTACATATGTACTGAGTGTTACTGGAAATCTAACTATCATCTCCCTTACCCTGCTGGATTCCCACCTGAAGACCCCCATGTATTTCTTCCTCAGGAATTTCTCCTTCTTGgaaatttcatttacttctgtcTGTAATCCTAGATTTCTGATCAGCATTCTAACAAGGGACAAATCCATATCTTAAAATGCTTGTGCAGCTCagctatttttctttatcttccttgGCTCAACGGAGTTTTTCCTCCTGGCCTCTATGTCCTATGATCACTATGTGGCTATATGTAAGCCTCTGCATTATACAACCATCGTGAGTGACAGTATCTGTTATCAGCTTATAATCAGCTCTTGGCTGGCTGGTTTCTTGGTAATTTTTCCACCACTGGCCATGGGCTTACAGCTGGATTTCTGTGACTCCAATGTCATTGACCACTTTACCTGTGACTCTGCTCCTTTACTGCAAATCTCTTGCACAGACACAAGTACTCTAGAGCTCATGAGCTTTATTTTAGCTCTGTTTACTCTTATATCCACTTTGACATTAGTAATTCTCTCCTATACTTACATCATCAGAACTATTCTGAGAATCCCCTcagcacagcaaagaaaaaaagccttttcAACCTGCTCCTCACATATAATTGTTGTCTCTATCTCTTATGGAAGCTGCATCTTCATGTATGTGAAAACATCAGCAAAGAAAGGAGTTGCCTTGACAA
This window harbors:
- the LOC100432300 gene encoding LOW QUALITY PROTEIN: olfactory receptor 6C76-like (The sequence of the model RefSeq protein was modified relative to this genomic sequence to represent the inferred CDS: deleted 1 base in 1 codon; substituted 1 base at 1 genomic stop codon); the encoded protein is MKNRTSVTDLILLGLTDNPQLQVVIFSFLFLTYVLSVTGNLTIISLTLLDSHLKTPMYFFLRNFSFLEISFTSVCNPRFLISILTRDKSISXNACAAQLFFFIFLGSTEFFLLASMSYDHYVAICKPLHYTTIVSDSICYQLIISSWLAGFLVIFPPLAMGLQLDFCDSNVIDHFTCDSAPLLQISCTDTSTLELMSFILALFTLISTLTLVILSYTYIIRTILRIPSAQQRKKAFSTCSSHIIVVSISYGSCIFMYVKTSAKKGVALTKRVAIFNTSVTSMLNPFIYTLRNQQVKQAFKDVLRKIFHKKKNIDLNAIYK